DNA sequence from the Saimiri boliviensis isolate mSaiBol1 chromosome 5, mSaiBol1.pri, whole genome shotgun sequence genome:
cagcaatgagaccccatttctacaaaaaattcaaaagttaacTAGGCGTGGTTGggtgtgccagtagtcccagctacttgggaggctgagattgaaggatcacttaagcccaggaggtcaaggctgcagtgagctgtgattgcaccactgcactccaagctgggtgcagagtaagcctctgtctcaaaaaaaaaaaaaaacaaaaaaaaactagcatttCTTTCAATTAGATTGCCCAgattaatgatttttaattacGCATTTcccttttgtgatttcttttcaattttactACAGCtcagatttcttttaaaagcaagTTAATTCAGAAAAATGGAAGATACATTTGACAGTTTTTGAGTTAACATAattaaacataattatattttataatttccttaaaaaaaaaatctccagcgTGTCCTATCTCAGCTATTTAGCAAATGTAATGGGTCTTTTAAACTGAATAACAAAAGCctactatttttactttttttttttttttttttttttaaggtaggaaGATGCcagttttatttaaacacaaaactTGCACATAACCTGTCTACTCATTTTCTTCGCTGTGCAGCCTGGCATTGGGGTTGGTAACTCTGATGGCCAGCTGGGCAGCTCTTTCCACGATGGCTTTCCAGTTCTTGGAGGAAACATTGTGAGCAATCTCAGCACAGTAAGATTTGTTGCACATCAGCAGCACTTCCAGCTCCTTGACGTTGTGGACCAGGAACTTCCGGAAGCCACTGGGCAGcatgtgctttgttttcttgttgctcCCATAACCAATGTTAGGCATCAAGATCTGGCCCTTGAACCTTCTATGGACCCTGTTGTCAATACCTCTGGGTTTCCGCCAGTTACGCTTAATTTTGACATATCGGCCTGACTGGTGCCGGATGAACTTCTTGGTTCTCTTTTTGACGATCTTGGGTTTCACAAGGGGTCTAAGGGCGGCCATGATGCCGAGGAGGAGATCGCCGCTACCTCCGTAGGCAGCACcgagggagagagaagggctatttttacttttaaatatcatGCAAATAATAACTAACTACCTATGGAAAGTTATCTATATCAAGCAAAAGAATGTGTCTCACTATACTTTACTTGGTGAACACCTTACCATTGAGAGGATGTTctatgtgaaataaaaaacagagtttGTGCTTATAAATTTAGGTTGTTTATAAGTTGACTTtggttgtttaaaattttatgcaGTGCTCTTACAAACCTACTTTTAATTTCACAAGTTTAAGAGTTTTATTCGACAATGAATTTTCTCATTGATGTGTGGAAATTTTCAACTTTGAGAGCGCAGGTATTTGCGTAATTGATGtgcaaaaataactttaaattgcTTTTTGTTACATGGCAACTTAGAATAAATTTTCATAATTCATATTAATCATATTATATATGTCATACATAAATGGTTTAATTCAATTTCTTAGTTGTGAGTTCAGTGTGATTCAGAATGAATTCTGAATATTTAAGGATGGTTAGtgtgcatattttttctttccctcagcaGCATTGAATTTAATAAGTGAATAATTGAGAAGTTGCTTCATTGGGCTATAGTTAAATAGATCACTGCATCCCTCTTACTGCCACTGGCATAAAGCAATTAACTCTGAATCACCAacctaggaaagaaaaaagaaaaaaaattttccttcaaaaaaattcaTCATTAATACACCTGTTTATAAGGTCAGTTAGACAAGATGAAGACAGGGCAGATTTCTCCACActgttattttataattactgACCTGCCTTACCAGCAGCTTGATACGGAATTTTTCACTCATGGTCAGAGCAGTAACTCCTCCAATTCCCTGTTAACACAGATACTCTTACAATTCAGGAAATTAAATCATACACTGAAGGTGTTTGTTGTCTCATAATCATAATTATGATGATTGACCAAGCTGTGGGGTTCTCAGAAGCTCTCACACATTACTGGGAACTATGGAGTTGCCAGCATTGATTGGAGAAGCTGCTGAAAGCCAAATTCCTATCTTACAGGCAgctggcaaaaagaaaagaaaaagttaaaaaagaaaaaaaagaaaaaaaaagccaaattccAGCCACTGGTGCTGcttctctgttttgtttccatGCCACAAACCCATCTATTCTCATAGAGCATTTAATGTTCTATTGCTCATCATTTCATCATATAACTTTGCAtggtttatatttcttataattcaAAGTATGCAGTTTAATTATGTATTTCTGATCTGTCTTAATGAAGGGTAACTCCAATCAGCATTATTTTTACAATGTATTTATGCTGATTGTAAGCCACACTGAGGTTTTAATTTCAACTTGATACTTCATAATTGAGAAGAAAGTACAAATCAGAAAAGCAGAGAtgattttcagaattattttggaGGGGATTGATACTGACTGTGTTGTAATGGGTGAGAGCATGGGCTTCAGAGTTGAGCAGACGTGACTCTACTCTTTctggctgggtgaccttggggaAATTCTTTATTCCCTctgacattgaattttttttctctgcaattGGAATAATAAAATCTATCTGAGAGATACTGCTAGGATTAAATAGGGGGAAAAATCCAAGTAAAGCATTTGACATAGTGTGTAGCccataataaacatttaatatgtgttattatttttaatgctacTGTTAatggtataatttacataattatctgatttcttttttcctaattccTGAGTGGGAAATAGTTGAAAAAGGcttgaaaatatgtatattagCAAACTCTATCGTTTACTAATAGTAATCAAGTTATTTTTATAGATTACGTGGGCTAGAGTTGCATTTAGATGTTTGACATGTTTGGTTTCTCAACCAGATTGCAGTCACGTCACTAcagattcattttctctttaaattgtaaaaaataaaacagtagtaCAGACTCATGTTTAAAACAGCAATCTGATCCAAGATTTTGGAGTTTGTAGAACTGATAATGTTTAATGTTCTCCATAAATTCATGGGGCTTAATAGGAAAGTACACAGAATTTTTAGAGCTTAAACAGACTTTAGAAATACTACTCTAATTCAAACTCTTGATCAAATGAGGAAACTCTGTAGGCAATTTAAATGAAGAATTCAGCTAAGATTCTTTATCTTTGTGTGAGAAGTAGATAAAgctttgcaaaagaaagaggtaCCTAATAATGATTAAATTATCATTGCTTCAAATTCTGATTGTTATGAATGCctatcaaataaattttagagcTTCCATCAATGTATATactattctgtgtattttctcttaatattattatcctgtatttatttgtttatttttacttatctttttgagacggagtttcactcttgttacccaggctcgagtgcgatggcgtgatcccagcttactgcaatctctgcttcccaggttcaagtgattctcctgcctcagactcc
Encoded proteins:
- the LOC101051011 gene encoding large ribosomal subunit protein eL32-like gives rise to the protein MAALRPLVKPKIVKKRTKKFIRHQSGRYVKIKRNWRKPRGIDNRVHRRFKGQILMPNIGYGSNKKTKHMLPSGFRKFLVHNVKELEVLLMCNKSYCAEIAHNVSSKNWKAIVERAAQLAIRVTNPNARLHSEENE